A genomic region of Solanum dulcamara chromosome 2, daSolDulc1.2, whole genome shotgun sequence contains the following coding sequences:
- the LOC129880508 gene encoding uncharacterized protein LOC129880508 isoform X3, which yields MGFDEDDFTIGRWQAIQYEGLPDCCIYCKHQGHLAQVCMVKTKGDEENKKSRDAEAENKNKQGTSATNQVPKKTNKHVSMKGEKLMKRSGKHKGGEIKKNQQSNMQQNNGNLTSRNQLQSHTQKKKVLHNEPSTGTKKSNKNEILQQNQKRNSDDSRKSKDQEIKVTDTNANTNCHKEGAAISGQTTAVFLAKNIAAINVALWAEFEAKGLLHFGQTITAFLADLNSLLLSLLRAEALLHLGQTIVAFFRYYRPMKFNSRPLPFGVSLGLGHLAKGDVEISKQWYGKETHACTCILAR from the exons ATGGGGTTTGATGAGGATGATTTCACAATTGGTAGATGGCAAGCCATTCAATATGAAGGCCTGCCTGATTGTTGTATTTATTGTAAGCACCAAGGCCACTTAGCACAAGTGTGTATGGTAAAAACAAAAGGGGATGAGGAGAACAAGAAAAGCAGAGATGCTGAGGCtgaaaacaaaaacaaacaagGGACATCAGCTACTAATCAG GTACCAAAGAAAACCAACAAACATGTAAGCATGAAGGGGGAAAAACTCATGAAGAGGAGTGGCAAACACAAAGgaggagaaataaaaaaaaatcaacaatcaaATATGCAACAAAATAATGGAAACCTGACTTCTAGGAACCAACTGCAGTCACACACTCAGAAAAAAAAGGTTCTGCACAATGAGCCTTCCACTGGGACCAAGAAATCTAATAAAAATGAGATACTGcaacaaaatcaaaaaagaaacaGTGATGATAGCAGGAAATCCAAAGATCAAGAGATCAAGGTGACTGATACAAATGCAAATACAAACTGTCACAAGGAAGGAGCTGCAATTTCAG GCCAGACAACTGCTGTGTTTTTAGCTAAAAATATTGCTGCTATAAATGTTGCACTTTGGGCTGAGTTTGAGGCTAAAGGACTGCTGCATTTTGGCCAAACTATCACTGCATTTTTAGCAGATTTGAACTCTTTATTGCTGAGTTTGTTAAGAGCTGAAGCACTGCTGCATCTTGGCCAAACCATCGTTGCATTTTTTAG ATATTACAGGCCGATGAAATTCAATTCGAGGCCACTTCCCTTTGGAGTGTCCCTCGGTTTGGGCCATTTAGCAAAAGGTGATGTTGAAATATCTAAACAGTGGTATGGCAAAGAAACTCACGCATGCACATGTATCCTGGCGAGGTGA
- the LOC129880508 gene encoding uncharacterized protein LOC129880508 isoform X1, translating to MGFDEDDFTIGRWQAIQYEGLPDCCIYCKHQGHLAQVCMVKTKGDEENKKSRDAEAENKNKQGTSATNQVPKKTNKHVSMKGEKLMKRSGKHKGGEIKKNQQSNMQQNNGNLTSRNQLQSHTQKKKVLHNEPSTGTKKSNKNEILQQNQKRNSDDSRKSKDQEIKVTDTNANTNCHKEGAAISDLSQLLLYAELKFVTLLGQTTAVFLAKNIAAINVALWAEFEAKGLLHFGQTITAFLADLNSLLLSLLRAEALLHLGQTIVAFFRYYRPMKFNSRPLPFGVSLGLGHLAKGDVEISKQWYGKETHACTCILAR from the exons ATGGGGTTTGATGAGGATGATTTCACAATTGGTAGATGGCAAGCCATTCAATATGAAGGCCTGCCTGATTGTTGTATTTATTGTAAGCACCAAGGCCACTTAGCACAAGTGTGTATGGTAAAAACAAAAGGGGATGAGGAGAACAAGAAAAGCAGAGATGCTGAGGCtgaaaacaaaaacaaacaagGGACATCAGCTACTAATCAG GTACCAAAGAAAACCAACAAACATGTAAGCATGAAGGGGGAAAAACTCATGAAGAGGAGTGGCAAACACAAAGgaggagaaataaaaaaaaatcaacaatcaaATATGCAACAAAATAATGGAAACCTGACTTCTAGGAACCAACTGCAGTCACACACTCAGAAAAAAAAGGTTCTGCACAATGAGCCTTCCACTGGGACCAAGAAATCTAATAAAAATGAGATACTGcaacaaaatcaaaaaagaaacaGTGATGATAGCAGGAAATCCAAAGATCAAGAGATCAAGGTGACTGATACAAATGCAAATACAAACTGTCACAAGGAAGGAGCTGCAATTTCAG ATTTGAGCCAGTTGCTGCTATATGCTGAGCTAAAATTTGTTACACTTTTAGGCCAGACAACTGCTGTGTTTTTAGCTAAAAATATTGCTGCTATAAATGTTGCACTTTGGGCTGAGTTTGAGGCTAAAGGACTGCTGCATTTTGGCCAAACTATCACTGCATTTTTAGCAGATTTGAACTCTTTATTGCTGAGTTTGTTAAGAGCTGAAGCACTGCTGCATCTTGGCCAAACCATCGTTGCATTTTTTAG ATATTACAGGCCGATGAAATTCAATTCGAGGCCACTTCCCTTTGGAGTGTCCCTCGGTTTGGGCCATTTAGCAAAAGGTGATGTTGAAATATCTAAACAGTGGTATGGCAAAGAAACTCACGCATGCACATGTATCCTGGCGAGGTGA
- the LOC129880508 gene encoding uncharacterized protein LOC129880508 isoform X2, whose product MGFDEDDFTIGRWQAIQYEGLPDCCIYCKHQGHLAQVCMVKTKGDEENKKSRDAEAENKNKQGTSATNQVPKKTNKHVSMKGEKLMKRSGKHKGGEIKKNQQSNMQQNNGNLTSRNQLQSHTQKKKVLHNEPSTGTKKSNKNEILQQNQKRNSDDSRKSKDQEIKVTDTNANTNCHKEGAAISDLSQLLLYAELKFVTLLGQTTAVFLAKNIAAINVALWAEFEAKGLLHFGQTITAFLADLNSLLLSLLRAEALLHLGQTIVAFFRPMKFNSRPLPFGVSLGLGHLAKGDVEISKQWYGKETHACTCILAR is encoded by the exons ATGGGGTTTGATGAGGATGATTTCACAATTGGTAGATGGCAAGCCATTCAATATGAAGGCCTGCCTGATTGTTGTATTTATTGTAAGCACCAAGGCCACTTAGCACAAGTGTGTATGGTAAAAACAAAAGGGGATGAGGAGAACAAGAAAAGCAGAGATGCTGAGGCtgaaaacaaaaacaaacaagGGACATCAGCTACTAATCAG GTACCAAAGAAAACCAACAAACATGTAAGCATGAAGGGGGAAAAACTCATGAAGAGGAGTGGCAAACACAAAGgaggagaaataaaaaaaaatcaacaatcaaATATGCAACAAAATAATGGAAACCTGACTTCTAGGAACCAACTGCAGTCACACACTCAGAAAAAAAAGGTTCTGCACAATGAGCCTTCCACTGGGACCAAGAAATCTAATAAAAATGAGATACTGcaacaaaatcaaaaaagaaacaGTGATGATAGCAGGAAATCCAAAGATCAAGAGATCAAGGTGACTGATACAAATGCAAATACAAACTGTCACAAGGAAGGAGCTGCAATTTCAG ATTTGAGCCAGTTGCTGCTATATGCTGAGCTAAAATTTGTTACACTTTTAGGCCAGACAACTGCTGTGTTTTTAGCTAAAAATATTGCTGCTATAAATGTTGCACTTTGGGCTGAGTTTGAGGCTAAAGGACTGCTGCATTTTGGCCAAACTATCACTGCATTTTTAGCAGATTTGAACTCTTTATTGCTGAGTTTGTTAAGAGCTGAAGCACTGCTGCATCTTGGCCAAACCATCGTTGCATTTTTTAG GCCGATGAAATTCAATTCGAGGCCACTTCCCTTTGGAGTGTCCCTCGGTTTGGGCCATTTAGCAAAAGGTGATGTTGAAATATCTAAACAGTGGTATGGCAAAGAAACTCACGCATGCACATGTATCCTGGCGAGGTGA
- the LOC129871250 gene encoding metacaspase-1-like, whose product MAYQIFISLLGSLIRWEDHRPHSGFWKGTNGGEDFPFSGCDDDQTSVDTSALSKITRTGAMTFCFIQAIEHGHGATYGSLLTAMRNVIRQDGGSSGGDFGGGVVTSLISMLLKGGSVGMGGGFSQEPQLTTCQSFDVYAKPFSL is encoded by the exons ATGGCATACCAGATTTTCATCTCACTGCTTGGAAGCTTAATAAG ATGGGAAGACCATCGTCCCCATTCTGGTTTCTGGAAAGGAACTAATGGTGGTGAAGATTTCCCTTTTAGTGGTTGTGATGATGATCAAACTTCCGTTGATACATCT GCTCTTTCAAAAATAACTCGAACTGGCGCAATGACATTCTGTTTTATTCAAGCTATTGAGCATGGTCATGGAGCCACATATGGAAGTTTATTGACTGCAATGCGAAATGTCATTCGACAAGATGGTGGAAGTTCAGGGGGTGACTTTGGTGGTGGTGTTGTCACATCTCTCATCTCCATGCTTCTGAAAGGTGGTAGTGTCGGTATGGGTGGAGGCTTTAGTCAG GAGCCCCAATTAACAACTTGCCAGTCATTCGATGTGTATGCGAAGCCATTTTCATTGTGA